A section of the Geoalkalibacter ferrihydriticus DSM 17813 genome encodes:
- a CDS encoding phosphoribosylanthranilate isomerase, giving the protein MRGVRVKICGITTLSDARHAVACGADALGFVFYAGSPRCVTPEQVRPIVSALPPFVSATGLFVNESRKRILAIADFCRLDVLQLHGDEAPMDCRFDGRRVIKALRVRDESSLAHAADYPVAALLLDAWVAGHYGGTGETFNWELAATQARLQPVILAGGLTPENVAAAVEAVQPFAVDVSSGVESAPGHKDPHRVAAFIRNAKAVGLG; this is encoded by the coding sequence ATGAGAGGGGTGCGCGTCAAAATCTGCGGTATCACCACCCTGAGCGATGCGCGGCATGCGGTTGCCTGTGGTGCTGATGCCCTGGGCTTCGTCTTTTACGCGGGGAGCCCGCGGTGCGTGACACCTGAGCAGGTTCGTCCCATAGTCTCCGCCCTGCCGCCCTTTGTCAGCGCGACCGGACTGTTCGTTAATGAATCACGCAAGCGCATTTTAGCCATCGCTGATTTTTGTCGTCTCGATGTGCTACAGTTGCACGGTGATGAAGCTCCCATGGATTGCCGGTTTGACGGACGACGCGTGATCAAGGCGCTGCGGGTGCGCGACGAATCGAGCCTGGCGCACGCTGCGGACTATCCGGTGGCAGCGCTGCTGCTCGATGCCTGGGTGGCCGGACACTACGGCGGGACCGGTGAAACCTTCAACTGGGAGCTGGCCGCGACGCAGGCGCGACTTCAGCCGGTGATCCTGGCCGGGGGGCTGACGCCTGAGAATGTGGCCGCTGCCGTTGAGGCGGTACAACCTTTTGCCGTCGATGTCTCGAGCGGAGTGGAATCCGCTCCCGGGCACAAGGATCCGCACCGGGTCGCCGCGTTTATCCGCAACGCCAAAGCCGTCGGCCTTGGATGA
- the trpD gene encoding anthranilate phosphoribosyltransferase, with protein sequence MIKNAIARVVEGQSLSEGEMVEVMGEIMGGEATPAQIAAFITALRMKGETIAEITGAARVMRAHATPIRVAGVVDLDRDDINLDRESILDTCGTGGSGTKTFNVSTTVALVVAACGVKVAKHGNRSISSACGSADVLEALGVNLDVPAQVVEKCISEIGVGFLFAPALHGTMKRAIGPRREIGIRTIFNILGPLTNPAGANRQVLGVYRQDLVAPLAHVLANLGCRRGFIVHGEDGMDEVTLTGATFVAEIDGDLIREYRVTPEDFALQRCALSELQGGDAAVNARIVRAILAGDPGPRRDIVLLNAAFALVAAGCASEMRQALDLARQAIDSGAALERLNGLVRLTSAVREEGTLP encoded by the coding sequence ATGATCAAGAATGCAATTGCCCGTGTGGTGGAAGGCCAGAGCCTGAGCGAAGGCGAGATGGTTGAAGTCATGGGCGAGATCATGGGTGGCGAGGCGACACCGGCCCAAATTGCCGCCTTTATCACCGCCTTGCGCATGAAGGGTGAGACCATCGCTGAAATCACCGGCGCCGCGCGCGTGATGCGCGCGCATGCCACGCCGATTCGTGTTGCTGGGGTGGTCGATCTCGACCGCGACGATATCAACCTGGATCGAGAAAGCATCCTTGATACCTGCGGTACCGGCGGCAGCGGCACCAAAACCTTCAATGTCTCGACCACGGTGGCGCTGGTTGTCGCCGCCTGTGGAGTCAAGGTTGCCAAGCACGGAAATCGCAGTATCTCTTCTGCGTGCGGCAGTGCCGATGTGTTGGAAGCGCTCGGGGTGAATCTTGATGTGCCGGCACAGGTCGTGGAAAAGTGCATCAGTGAAATCGGGGTTGGTTTCCTTTTCGCCCCGGCGTTGCACGGCACCATGAAGCGCGCCATCGGGCCGCGTCGCGAAATCGGCATCCGCACCATTTTTAATATTCTCGGGCCGTTGACCAACCCCGCCGGTGCCAACCGGCAGGTTCTGGGGGTTTATCGGCAGGATCTCGTCGCGCCCCTGGCGCACGTTTTGGCCAACCTCGGCTGCCGGCGCGGCTTTATCGTGCATGGTGAGGACGGCATGGATGAGGTGACGTTGACCGGAGCCACTTTTGTTGCCGAGATCGATGGTGACCTTATTCGCGAGTATCGCGTCACACCTGAAGATTTTGCTTTGCAGCGCTGCGCCCTAAGCGAATTGCAGGGGGGAGATGCCGCGGTCAATGCCCGCATTGTACGCGCCATCCTCGCAGGCGATCCGGGACCGCGGCGCGACATCGTTCTGCTCAACGCGGCCTTTGCGTTAGTGGCAGCAGGCTGCGCCTCCGAGATGCGCCAGGCTCTCGACTTAGCGCGCCAAGCTATCGATAGCGGTGCCGCGCTTGAGCGTCTCAATGGTTTGGTGCGGTTGACCAGCGCCGTGCGCGAGGAAGGGACCCTGCCGTGA
- the trpB gene encoding tryptophan synthase subunit beta, translating to MMTNHPDSRGHFGQFGGRYVAETLMPALIELEQAYADARKDPAFEAEFTDYLTHYVGRPSPLYLARRLSEHYGGARIYLKREDLNHTGAHKINNTVGQILLARRMGKKRVIAETGAGQHGVATATVAALFGLECEIFMGKEDIRRQAQNVFRMKLLGARVHPVTSGTATLKDAMNEALRYWVTHVRDTFYVIGTVAGPHPYPQMVRDFQAVIGSETRAQILEAVGRLPDVALACIGGGSNAIGMFHPFLADTAVRLVGVEAAGLGIGSGKHAASISAGQVGVLHGNKTFLLQDEAGQILNAHSISAGLDYPGVGPEHAFLHEIKRAEYVAVTDDEALEAFQMMTRLEGIIPALESAHALAHVAKLAPTLPREAIIAVCLSGRGDKDMQTVAEAIGVEL from the coding sequence ATGATGACCAACCATCCCGACTCCCGCGGCCACTTTGGGCAATTCGGCGGGCGCTACGTTGCCGAAACGCTCATGCCGGCCCTGATCGAACTTGAGCAGGCCTACGCCGATGCCCGCAAGGATCCCGCCTTCGAAGCCGAGTTCACCGACTATCTCACCCACTACGTCGGACGTCCCTCGCCTCTGTATCTGGCCCGGCGGCTCTCCGAACACTATGGCGGCGCGCGCATCTACCTCAAGCGTGAAGATCTCAACCACACGGGCGCACACAAGATCAACAACACCGTGGGGCAGATACTTCTGGCCCGGCGCATGGGGAAAAAGCGGGTTATTGCCGAAACCGGCGCCGGACAGCATGGCGTGGCAACCGCCACCGTTGCCGCATTGTTCGGGCTTGAATGTGAAATATTCATGGGCAAGGAGGATATTCGCCGACAAGCCCAAAACGTTTTTCGCATGAAACTGTTGGGCGCCCGGGTCCACCCGGTGACCAGCGGCACGGCGACCCTCAAAGATGCCATGAATGAGGCTCTGCGCTACTGGGTCACCCATGTGCGCGACACCTTTTATGTTATTGGCACCGTCGCCGGACCTCATCCCTACCCGCAAATGGTGCGCGACTTCCAGGCGGTCATTGGGAGTGAAACCCGCGCGCAGATACTTGAGGCCGTGGGCCGCCTGCCCGATGTGGCACTGGCCTGCATCGGTGGCGGCTCGAATGCCATAGGGATGTTTCACCCTTTTCTGGCTGACACCGCTGTACGTCTGGTCGGCGTCGAAGCGGCCGGCTTGGGGATCGGCAGCGGTAAACACGCCGCCTCCATCAGCGCCGGACAGGTCGGCGTGCTCCACGGCAACAAAACCTTTCTGTTGCAGGACGAGGCTGGACAGATTCTCAACGCGCACTCTATTTCCGCCGGCCTCGACTATCCCGGGGTCGGCCCCGAGCATGCCTTTCTTCATGAAATCAAGCGCGCCGAATATGTCGCGGTGACGGATGATGAAGCCCTTGAAGCTTTTCAAATGATGACGCGCCTGGAAGGGATCATTCCCGCCCTGGAAAGTGCGCATGCCCTGGCGCATGTGGCCAAGCTCGCGCCGACTCTGCCGCGCGAAGCGATCATTGCCGTCTGCCTTTCGGGGCGCGGAGACAAGGACATGCAAACCGTCGCCGAGGCCATCGGCGTCGAGTTGTAA
- a CDS encoding TrpB-like pyridoxal phosphate-dependent enzyme produces MQTKILLNDNQIPKRWYNVIPDMPGQMAPVIHPKTGKPAAPEDLSAIFPMALIEQEVSRERWIDIPEDVLKAYQLWRPSPLYRAHRLEAALKTPAKIYYKNEGVSPAGSHKPNTAIPQAWYNKQAGIRRLASETGAGQWGCSLALAASFFGLEVTVYMVRVSCGQKPYRKSLMEVWGAKVIPSPSSLTAVGRQILEQTPDTPGSLGIAISEAVEDAASHKDTNYALGSVLNHVCLHQSVIGLEAMEQLRMVGDYPDVVFGACGGGSNFAGIAFPFVRDKVNGKDIRLVGVEPASCPTLTKGVYAFDYGDTAKLTPVTKMYTLGHDFVPPGIHAGGLRYHGQSALVSQLYHEGIIEAIAYPQNACFEAALLFARTEGIVPAPESSHAVRAAVDEAIKAREEGHERTILFCLSGHGHFDMSAYDAYLAGQLEDYEYPAESIRESLANLPRVEL; encoded by the coding sequence GTGCAGACCAAAATCCTGCTCAATGACAATCAGATTCCCAAGCGGTGGTACAATGTCATCCCCGATATGCCCGGACAGATGGCTCCGGTCATTCATCCAAAGACCGGCAAACCGGCCGCTCCCGAGGATCTCTCGGCAATCTTTCCCATGGCTCTGATCGAGCAGGAAGTGAGCCGTGAGCGCTGGATCGATATCCCCGAAGATGTGCTCAAGGCCTATCAGTTGTGGCGCCCTTCACCTCTTTACCGTGCTCACCGCCTGGAGGCGGCGCTCAAAACGCCTGCCAAGATCTACTACAAAAACGAGGGGGTTTCCCCGGCGGGTTCGCACAAGCCTAATACCGCGATTCCGCAGGCCTGGTACAACAAACAGGCCGGAATTCGTCGCCTGGCCAGTGAAACAGGGGCCGGTCAGTGGGGATGTTCTCTGGCTCTGGCTGCGTCTTTTTTCGGCCTGGAGGTCACCGTTTATATGGTGCGGGTCAGTTGCGGGCAGAAACCCTATCGCAAAAGCCTGATGGAGGTCTGGGGGGCCAAGGTGATTCCCTCCCCCAGTTCGCTTACGGCGGTCGGCCGCCAAATTCTCGAGCAGACACCGGACACCCCCGGATCCTTGGGCATTGCCATCAGTGAAGCTGTGGAAGATGCCGCCAGTCACAAAGACACCAATTACGCTTTGGGCAGCGTGCTCAATCACGTCTGCCTGCATCAGAGCGTGATCGGTCTGGAGGCGATGGAGCAATTGCGGATGGTCGGAGACTATCCCGACGTGGTGTTCGGCGCCTGTGGCGGCGGCAGCAATTTTGCCGGCATCGCCTTTCCCTTCGTGCGCGACAAGGTTAACGGCAAGGACATTCGTCTGGTGGGGGTTGAGCCCGCCTCCTGTCCGACTTTGACTAAAGGCGTTTATGCTTTCGATTACGGGGACACGGCCAAGTTGACGCCCGTTACCAAGATGTACACCCTCGGCCATGACTTCGTGCCACCCGGTATTCATGCCGGCGGTCTACGTTATCACGGCCAGAGTGCCCTCGTCAGCCAGCTCTATCATGAAGGCATTATCGAGGCCATCGCCTATCCGCAAAATGCGTGTTTCGAGGCGGCGCTGCTGTTCGCCCGCACCGAAGGAATTGTTCCGGCGCCCGAATCGTCCCACGCGGTGCGCGCCGCGGTTGATGAAGCGATCAAGGCCCGTGAAGAGGGGCACGAACGGACCATTCTGTTTTGCCTCTCGGGGCACGGTCATTTTGATATGTCGGCCTATGATGCCTATCTGGCGGGGCAGCTTGAAGACTATGAGTATCCTGCCGAAAGCATCCGCGAATCCCTGGCGAATTTGCCGCGGGTAGAACTCTAG
- a CDS encoding DEAD/DEAH box helicase, whose protein sequence is MKFTELNLPPEVLKGIETVGFTDLTQVQEESIPLALAGHDVTGQAQTGTGKTAAFLISLFTRMLRNPRETGSNPRALILAPTRELVAQICEDAKGLGAFVPFKVQPIFGGIDYQKQRDALRGGVDVIVATPGRLIDYAKQKVFSFGRIEFLVIDEADRMFDMGFIRDLRFILRRLPSFDQRQTMLFSATLSHRVRELAYEFMNVAERVEVEPEQMTAERVEQILFHVSRREKFPLLLGLLAKEEDANRVLVFVNTKREAEHLTERLRANDFRAAVISGDIPQLKRMRILNEFKNGLLRFLVATDVASRGIHVDDVTHVINYDLPQDPEDYVHRIGRTARAGAAGKAISLADEELVLHLGDIEEYLGRRIPSAVPGEDDFLWNYKRPHPRKKAPVPEKSVAPGERKRPPRRRRTRPKPSGGDAGSS, encoded by the coding sequence ATGAAATTTACCGAGCTCAATTTGCCGCCGGAAGTACTTAAGGGCATCGAGACGGTGGGCTTTACCGACCTTACCCAAGTTCAGGAAGAGTCGATCCCTCTGGCCCTGGCGGGCCATGACGTTACCGGCCAGGCACAGACCGGCACCGGCAAAACGGCCGCCTTTCTTATCTCGCTGTTTACCCGCATGCTGCGCAATCCCCGCGAGACAGGCAGCAATCCCCGCGCGCTGATTCTGGCGCCGACTCGTGAACTGGTGGCGCAGATCTGTGAAGACGCCAAGGGATTGGGTGCCTTTGTCCCCTTTAAGGTGCAGCCCATCTTCGGGGGCATCGACTATCAGAAGCAGCGCGATGCCCTGCGCGGCGGCGTCGATGTCATCGTGGCCACCCCGGGACGGCTCATTGACTATGCCAAGCAGAAGGTCTTCAGCTTTGGGCGCATTGAATTTCTGGTCATCGACGAAGCCGATCGTATGTTCGATATGGGCTTTATCCGTGACCTGCGCTTTATTCTGCGTCGTCTGCCGTCCTTCGACCAGCGCCAGACCATGCTGTTTTCCGCCACCTTGTCGCACCGGGTGCGCGAACTCGCTTATGAATTCATGAACGTCGCTGAGCGCGTCGAGGTTGAGCCCGAGCAGATGACCGCCGAGCGGGTGGAGCAGATTTTGTTCCATGTTTCCCGCAGGGAGAAATTTCCTTTATTGCTTGGGCTGCTTGCCAAGGAGGAGGACGCCAATCGCGTGCTGGTTTTCGTCAACACCAAACGCGAGGCGGAACATCTTACCGAGCGATTGCGAGCCAACGATTTTCGTGCCGCGGTGATTTCCGGCGACATCCCGCAACTCAAGCGCATGCGCATTCTGAACGAATTCAAAAATGGCCTGTTGCGTTTTCTGGTGGCCACCGACGTGGCCTCTCGCGGGATTCACGTGGACGATGTCACCCATGTGATCAACTACGATCTGCCACAGGACCCCGAGGACTACGTGCATCGCATCGGCAGGACCGCCCGCGCCGGCGCGGCGGGTAAAGCCATCTCTTTGGCGGACGAGGAGCTCGTGCTGCATCTTGGCGATATCGAGGAATATCTCGGCCGCCGGATTCCTAGTGCGGTTCCCGGCGAGGATGATTTTCTCTGGAATTATAAGCGTCCTCATCCCCGCAAAAAGGCACCGGTTCCGGAAAAATCGGTTGCGCCTGGCGAGCGCAAACGTCCGCCGCGCCGTCGCCGCACGCGCCCCAAACCTTCGGGCGGAGATGCGGGATCATCCTGA
- the trpC gene encoding indole-3-glycerol phosphate synthase TrpC — protein sequence MILPRILARKHEEVDAARSQVPLAELGARVADLAPCRPFRVRLKECAARGTAVIAEVKKGSPSKGVIRADFDPVAIAGAYERGGAACLSVLTDRDFFFGELAYLGMIRNAVALPLLRKDFIVDAYQLHEARVAGADAVLLIAAALDGGQLADFSYLAAELGLEVLLEIHDEEELRRALETPAALIGVNNRNLSTFVTDLRISERLLPLIPPQRLRVTESGIHDRLDIERLKDAGADAFLIGESLMRETDIEAKLKSLID from the coding sequence GTGATACTTCCTCGCATACTCGCGCGCAAGCACGAAGAGGTCGATGCCGCCCGGTCACAGGTTCCCCTGGCTGAGCTTGGTGCCCGCGTCGCCGATCTGGCACCCTGCCGCCCTTTTCGAGTGCGGCTTAAGGAATGTGCGGCCCGCGGCACGGCTGTGATTGCCGAAGTCAAAAAGGGCTCTCCCTCCAAGGGCGTCATTCGCGCCGATTTCGACCCCGTTGCCATTGCCGGGGCTTATGAACGCGGCGGCGCCGCCTGTTTGTCGGTTCTCACCGATCGCGACTTTTTCTTTGGCGAGCTTGCTTATCTTGGGATGATTCGCAATGCCGTGGCGCTGCCCCTGTTGCGCAAGGATTTTATCGTGGATGCCTACCAACTCCATGAAGCGCGGGTGGCCGGAGCTGATGCGGTGCTGCTTATCGCCGCCGCTCTTGACGGCGGTCAGCTTGCTGATTTTTCGTACCTGGCGGCGGAACTCGGCCTGGAGGTCCTGCTTGAGATCCACGATGAAGAGGAGCTGCGGCGGGCGCTGGAGACACCGGCGGCCCTTATCGGCGTCAACAATCGCAACCTTTCGACCTTTGTTACCGATTTGCGGATTTCCGAGCGACTTTTGCCGTTGATCCCGCCGCAGCGCTTGCGCGTGACGGAAAGCGGCATTCATGATCGCCTTGATATAGAGCGACTTAAAGACGCCGGCGCTGACGCCTTTCTCATCGGAGAAAGCCTGATGCGTGAGACGGATATCGAAGCCAAACTTAAGAGCCTGATCGACTGA
- a CDS encoding anthranilate synthase component II, with protein sequence MLLMIDNYDSFTYNLVQYFRELGEEVEVYRNDRISVADILRKKPRRLVISPGPCTPNEAGISLAAVKELTGRIPLLGVCLGHQCIGQALGGRVVRAARLMHGKTSPVFHDGSGLFVGISNPFEATRYHSLIVERASLPECLRITAWTDEKEIMGFAHRELPLWGIQYHPESILTVEGKKQLQNFLEMT encoded by the coding sequence ATGTTGCTGATGATCGACAACTACGATTCGTTCACCTACAATCTGGTCCAGTATTTTCGCGAACTCGGCGAAGAGGTTGAGGTTTATCGCAACGACCGTATCAGCGTGGCCGACATTCTGCGTAAAAAGCCCCGACGCCTGGTAATCTCCCCTGGTCCCTGTACGCCCAACGAGGCGGGGATTTCCCTGGCAGCCGTCAAGGAACTGACCGGCCGAATTCCGCTATTGGGGGTTTGTCTCGGGCATCAATGCATCGGGCAGGCCCTGGGGGGACGAGTGGTGCGCGCTGCGCGCCTGATGCACGGCAAGACCAGTCCGGTCTTTCATGATGGATCGGGCCTGTTCGTCGGAATTTCCAACCCCTTTGAAGCCACGCGCTATCATAGCCTGATCGTCGAACGCGCGAGTCTTCCGGAATGTCTGCGGATTACAGCCTGGACCGACGAGAAAGAAATCATGGGGTTCGCACACCGGGAGTTGCCGCTGTGGGGCATCCAGTATCATCCTGAGTCTATTCTGACAGTTGAAGGGAAAAAACAGCTGCAGAATTTTCTGGAAATGACATGA
- the rpsD gene encoding 30S ribosomal protein S4, translated as MARYTGSVCRFCRREATKLFLKGDRCHTDKCAVERRNYAPGQHGQGRIKVSNYGVQLREKQKLKRTYGLLEGQFRSTFDKADRMRGVTGENLLVLLERRLDSVVYRLGFATSRNEARQLVRHNHFLVNGHKVNIPSYQVRTGDVVELREKSKQVVRINEALDGVMRRGVPSWLELDRAACKGSLKALPVREELTTPEFQEKLVVELYSK; from the coding sequence TTGGCCAGATATACCGGTTCTGTCTGCCGCTTTTGCCGTAGAGAAGCGACGAAGCTGTTCCTTAAAGGGGACAGATGCCATACTGACAAATGCGCTGTTGAGCGCCGTAACTATGCTCCTGGTCAACATGGGCAGGGGCGGATAAAAGTGTCCAACTACGGTGTTCAGTTGCGTGAAAAACAAAAGTTGAAGAGGACTTATGGTCTTCTTGAAGGGCAATTCCGCTCAACCTTTGACAAGGCCGATCGCATGCGTGGGGTCACCGGTGAGAACCTGCTGGTCCTGCTCGAGCGCCGCCTTGACAGTGTTGTCTACCGTCTCGGGTTTGCCACTTCGCGTAATGAGGCCCGCCAACTGGTGCGGCACAATCACTTCTTGGTCAATGGCCATAAGGTGAACATTCCATCCTACCAGGTGCGTACCGGCGATGTCGTCGAGCTGCGGGAGAAAAGCAAGCAGGTCGTGCGCATCAATGAAGCTCTTGACGGTGTCATGCGCCGGGGCGTCCCTTCTTGGCTCGAACTGGATCGCGCTGCCTGCAAGGGCAGTCTGAAAGCGCTGCCGGTTCGTGAAGAGCTTACGACTCCTGAATTCCAGGAGAAGTTGGTTGTCGAGCTCTATTCCAAGTAA
- a CDS encoding DNA-directed RNA polymerase subunit alpha — MYKNWRDLIRPKRLQVESDSLSDSYGKFTAEPFERGFGTTLGNALRRVLLSSLQGAAISSVRIKGVLHEFSSAPGVTEDVAEIILNLKGVRLRLHGNEPRNVRIVKKGAGVVTAGDIITDSNVEIMDPEHHIATCGDDADLEIDMVVRMGKGYVPAERNRDERAPVGTIPIDSIFTPIKKVNFTVSNARVGQITDYDKLVLEVHTDGSVRPDDAVAFAAKILKEQLQLFINFEEGHEPLEEQVEEESKKINENLYRSVDELELSVRAANCLKNANIELIGDLVQRSEAEMLKTQNFGRKSLNEIKDILAEMGLSLGIKLENFPDPEYLRMIQKGEEED; from the coding sequence ATGTATAAAAACTGGAGAGACCTGATCCGGCCTAAGCGGCTGCAGGTCGAGTCGGACAGCCTCAGCGATTCTTACGGCAAGTTTACCGCTGAGCCGTTTGAGCGCGGGTTTGGTACGACCCTTGGAAACGCACTGCGCCGTGTGCTGCTGTCTTCATTGCAGGGGGCGGCGATCTCTTCCGTGCGCATCAAAGGCGTGCTCCATGAGTTTTCGTCCGCGCCCGGTGTGACGGAGGATGTTGCCGAGATCATTCTCAACCTCAAAGGTGTGCGTCTTCGTCTGCACGGCAACGAGCCGCGCAATGTGCGGATCGTCAAAAAAGGTGCGGGTGTCGTTACCGCCGGAGATATCATTACTGACTCCAATGTCGAAATCATGGACCCCGAGCATCACATCGCTACCTGTGGTGACGACGCTGATCTTGAAATCGATATGGTGGTCAGGATGGGCAAAGGCTATGTGCCCGCCGAGCGTAACCGTGATGAGAGAGCGCCGGTGGGTACCATTCCCATCGACTCGATTTTTACGCCGATCAAAAAGGTCAATTTTACAGTCAGCAACGCTCGTGTCGGCCAGATTACCGACTACGATAAGCTTGTCCTTGAGGTGCATACTGATGGGAGCGTGCGTCCTGATGATGCGGTGGCTTTCGCGGCCAAGATTCTCAAGGAGCAGCTTCAGCTCTTTATCAACTTCGAGGAGGGGCACGAACCCCTTGAAGAGCAGGTTGAAGAGGAAAGTAAAAAGATCAACGAAAATCTCTATCGTAGCGTCGATGAGCTTGAACTTTCTGTGCGTGCGGCCAACTGTCTGAAAAACGCCAACATCGAACTGATTGGTGACCTTGTTCAGAGAAGCGAGGCCGAAATGCTCAAAACCCAGAATTTCGGTCGTAAGTCGCTCAACGAAATTAAGGATATCCTCGCTGAGATGGGGCTGTCTCTGGGTATCAAGTTGGAAAATTTTCCTGACCCCGAGTATCTGCGCATGATTCAGAAGGGCGAAGAGGAAGATTGA
- the trpE gene encoding anthranilate synthase component I, translating to MYHPSLEEFRALTLQGNLVPIYREIFADMETPVSAFRKIDDGDHAFLLESVEGGEKWARYSFLGSGGGRIFRSRDNHYEILENGRVVEEAPCADPLGRMREWLAPYSPVELAGLPPFCGGAVGFLGYDMVRFIEDLPALRSREIGTYDCCFLLTDELLIFDNMSHKIKVVANVSVHPGDDIEALYRAGCARIEALIERLRTPFAPSYPDGALRPPLEFSSNFTQAQFIKAVERCKEYVRAGDIIQVVLSQRFSGALDVDPFDIYRALRTINPSPYMFYLRFGETLVVGASPEVLVRKEGESAEVRPIAGTRPRGSDFEQDQRLAVDLMADPKERAEHIMLVDLARNDLGRVCRTGSVEVSEFMQIERYSHVMHIVSNVRGRLEANCDAFDVFRAAFPAGTLSGAPKIRAMEIIEELESCRREIYGGAVGYFSFSGNMDMAIAIRTLVVQDGQLHLQAGAGIVADSCPEAEYQETINKAQGVIKSIETARQGLD from the coding sequence ATGTACCACCCCAGTCTCGAAGAATTCCGCGCTTTAACCCTTCAGGGCAACTTGGTTCCCATTTATCGCGAGATTTTTGCCGACATGGAAACTCCCGTGTCGGCTTTTCGCAAGATTGATGATGGAGACCATGCATTTTTGCTCGAAAGTGTCGAGGGTGGCGAAAAGTGGGCCCGCTATTCGTTCCTCGGCAGTGGCGGCGGGCGAATTTTTCGCTCCCGCGATAATCATTACGAAATTCTTGAAAACGGGCGGGTGGTTGAAGAGGCACCCTGCGCCGATCCTTTAGGGCGCATGCGCGAGTGGCTGGCGCCCTATAGCCCGGTGGAGCTGGCTGGTTTGCCGCCTTTTTGCGGCGGGGCAGTTGGGTTTCTCGGTTACGACATGGTGCGGTTTATCGAGGATCTTCCGGCTCTTCGCTCCCGTGAAATCGGCACCTACGACTGCTGTTTTTTGCTTACGGACGAACTGCTGATCTTTGACAACATGAGCCATAAGATCAAGGTGGTGGCCAATGTCAGTGTTCATCCAGGAGATGATATCGAAGCACTTTATCGGGCCGGTTGTGCGCGTATCGAGGCGTTAATCGAGCGCCTGCGCACGCCTTTTGCGCCCTCTTATCCAGATGGCGCGTTGCGCCCGCCTCTGGAGTTTTCTTCCAACTTCACGCAGGCTCAATTTATCAAGGCCGTCGAACGGTGCAAGGAATATGTGCGCGCCGGCGATATCATTCAGGTGGTTTTGTCGCAGCGGTTTTCGGGTGCCCTGGATGTGGATCCCTTTGATATCTATCGTGCCCTGCGTACCATTAATCCTTCTCCCTACATGTTTTACCTGCGTTTCGGTGAAACGCTCGTGGTCGGTGCTTCACCGGAAGTTCTGGTGCGCAAGGAGGGGGAGTCGGCCGAGGTGCGCCCGATTGCCGGAACCCGACCCCGCGGCTCGGATTTCGAGCAGGACCAGCGCCTGGCCGTGGATCTGATGGCCGATCCTAAAGAGCGTGCCGAGCATATAATGCTCGTTGACCTGGCGCGTAACGATCTCGGACGGGTTTGCCGCACCGGCAGTGTCGAGGTCAGCGAGTTCATGCAGATTGAGCGGTATTCGCACGTCATGCACATTGTCTCTAATGTGCGGGGCCGTTTGGAAGCTAACTGCGATGCTTTTGATGTGTTTCGGGCCGCCTTTCCCGCCGGCACCCTGAGTGGTGCCCCCAAAATCCGGGCGATGGAGATTATTGAGGAACTAGAATCCTGTCGCCGTGAAATTTATGGTGGCGCGGTCGGATATTTTTCTTTCTCCGGGAATATGGATATGGCCATTGCGATCCGCACTCTGGTGGTGCAGGATGGGCAGCTGCATTTGCAGGCTGGCGCCGGGATCGTGGCAGACTCTTGTCCCGAGGCGGAATACCAGGAAACCATCAACAAAGCTCAGGGAGTGATCAAGAGCATCGAAACCGCGCGGCAAGGACTGGACTGA
- the rplQ gene encoding 50S ribosomal protein L17 — MRHNKAGRTLGRNSSHRRAMLRNMVTSLLDHDRITTTDARAKELRKLAEKMITLGKRGDLHSRRQALQVIHDKKVVAKLFDRIGPRFQERPGGYTRIIKLGARAGDNAALAIIELVEEEFTPRPRKASSPVKAVAAAPAAEASTESPAETLVPDAEGQPEEKKDN, encoded by the coding sequence ATGCGTCACAATAAAGCAGGAAGAACGCTGGGCAGAAATTCCAGCCATCGCCGAGCGATGCTGCGCAACATGGTGACCTCTTTGCTCGACCACGACCGGATCACCACGACGGACGCTCGCGCCAAAGAACTGCGTAAGCTGGCTGAAAAGATGATTACTCTCGGCAAGCGGGGTGATCTCCATTCCCGGCGTCAGGCTTTGCAGGTCATCCACGATAAAAAAGTCGTAGCAAAGCTTTTTGATCGCATCGGCCCTCGTTTTCAAGAGCGACCCGGTGGTTACACCCGCATCATCAAGTTGGGGGCGCGCGCTGGAGATAACGCAGCACTGGCCATCATCGAGTTGGTGGAAGAAGAATTCACTCCCCGGCCACGCAAAGCATCATCGCCGGTGAAAGCCGTTGCCGCTGCGCCTGCCGCGGAGGCTTCAACTGAGAGCCCTGCTGAGACCTTGGTGCCCGATGCCGAGGGTCAGCCTGAAGAAAAAAAAGACAATTAG